The stretch of DNA CATTtccataaaattaattttttattggcaaaaaatacttaaaacaattttGATGTAGTACTCTGCTTCTCAGAGCCCTCCCAATCCTCGAACCACAATCTGTACACACGAACACATGCAATACTGTATTTTTCTCCACATCATTACTAACCAAAACACTTTACTCTTTTAAAACTTACAACTTGACAGAAATGTTTCCATTCAAGATTGCTATAATACAGAGAGCAGTTGTCACTGACGTGGTTTTCAGCAGTAGAAAGTAAACCGGGAATCAAATCTTACTTGTTActtactgcttttaaaaaatgactgccTTGCTACTGACCTCCATCTCTGCTCTTTAAGTTCAATATCAACACTGACACTTTCAAAGAATCGGCGCAGCACAAGGACCCTGCAGCCGGCAATTCAGAGTGCATTTCAGACAACTTTCCCCCCACTTTCTCCTGCTTCCAACAGAAGATCCTCAAGAAATCTAACTTGTGAAGAAGTCCCCCTAGGTTCCTCTACTTCACTGCAAAATGTAATGCCACTTGAGGTTGTCAAAAATAGCTTCTGTAGAAAACTGGCCATGGTCTTTAGGAAACGTTGCATGAAGAAAATTAGTATagcctttatagaaaaagaaaaaaaaaggaaccacgCATGGAATAAAAGACGtcagtactggtacaaaaagacTGCAGGGCCTATTGTCAGGAAGAAAGTCGAGTTAGGAGGACGAATGTGCGGAGCTGGAGTGGGCTGAGCATTCCACTcctcacccaccccacccccaaaccccCAAAAGGAGTCAGTACAATCCAAGTGTCTGTCCACTTCGAGTCATTTTGAAGGCAGCTTAGAAAATTAAACAGGggccagaaggaaaagaaacgaCGTCACCGTCCAAGCCAAAGGGAAAGGCTGGGTTGGGGGTCTATGTGGCGGGGCCTCCCTCATAAACCAATGCCTTTCAGGTCGCAGGGATGGGTCGCCTGGGTGGTCCGGGGGCTCTGGCAGCAGGGGAACTGGGCCCTGAAGCAGTCCCTCAGCTCCCTGTTGAAGAGGAAGCACACGACGGGGTTGATGCCGGCCTGCGCGAAGGTCAGCCACACGGAGGCCGTCAGGTAGGCCTGGGGGACAGCGCCGGGCCGCACCAGGACCCGCAGGTAGCTGGCCACGACGTAGGGCCCCCAGAGGAGCAGAAAGAGCAGCGTGACGGCGTAGAACATCTTGCACAGCCTCTTCTCTGTCTTGAATTCTTCCAGCACGAGGAGGCGGCGCGCGCCACGGCCCGGCCCTGCAGGCCGGATGCCCACAAGCGCGGGCGGCGTGGGCCCGCGGCCGAAGCCCGCCGTCCAGTTGGCGGCCGCCTGGCCGGTGGCGCCCGGGCCGTGGAAGGTCCAGTCGTGGCTGACGGCGGGCACCAGGCGCGCGGGCCGCATCTTGCGGCGGTCGTGGATGAAGAAGAGCAGGCGGAGGTAGACGAGGTGcgtggcgcccaccaccacagccagcagcagcaggaagcccAGCGCGCCGGGGGCGCCGTCGGGCCGCTGCTCCAGGGCGCACGGCGCGTCCTCgtcgtcgccgccgccgccgtccAGCACGGGCGGGAAGGCCGCTGCCAGCGCCAGCGCCCAGGCGGCACACACCAGCATGGCGGCGCACGGCCAGCCGGCCAGGCGCTCGGCGTAGAAACGGTGGTGCGCGATGGCCAGGTAGCGGGTGACGCCCACGCCCAGCAGCAGGAAGGCGGCGTGGAAGCAGAAGAGCGCGGCCAGGAAGGCAAGCAGCTTGCAGCCCAGCGCGCCCGGCGGCGCCCCCGCCGCGGCCGCCGCACGCCGCGCAGCCAGCATGACGGCCGGGAGGCAGGCGAGCGCGCGCAGCCCGTCGGCCAGGCACAGGTCGAGCAGCAGGTAGTACGGGGCGCGGTGTAGGCTGCGCTCCCGCACGATCAGCAGCGCGAACAGCACGTTGCCCGCTAGGCTCACGCACAGCAGCAGGCTGAGCGTGGCCAGCTTGAGGCCCAGGGCGGCCgcctcgccgccgccgccgccacccgGCTCGCTCACGTTCGCCATCGCGGCCTCACCAGGCCGTGCGCTCCACCCCGGGACCGTCCCCGGCCTCGCCGCTCCCGCAGGCCGCCCGGCCGGCGCTCCGCCGCCCCGCCGGCCCTGGGCGAGCTCCCCGTCCTGCGGGGCTCAGCCTGCTCCCGGCCGGCCCCTCCTGGGCTCCCCGAGCCGCCGCTGCGCCGCCGCCGCCATCTCAGGAATGGTGCGCGCAGGAGGAGGCAGCCACTCCCTGCGCCCTGGGCGCCGCGGGCTTCACTGCGGACAGGGCCGCGCCGCCGCCCGCAGCCCCCCGCATCCTCCTCCGTCTCCTCCTACTCCTCCGCTGCCGCCGCCGCGCCTCTTGGCTCTGCTNNNNNNNNNNNNNNNNNNNNNNNNNNNNNNNNNNNNNNNNNNNNNNNNNNNNNNNNNNNNNNNNNNNNNNNNNNNNNNNNNNNNNNNNNNNNNNNNNNNNNNNNNNNNNNNNNNNNNNNNNNNNNNNNNNNNNNNNNNNNNNNNNNNNNNNNNNNNNNNNNNNNNNNNNNNNNNNNNNNNNNNNNNNNNNNNNNNNNNNNNNNNNNNNNNNNNNNNNNNNNNNNNNNNNNNNNNNNNNNNNNNNNNNNNNNNNNNNNNNNNNNNNNNNNNNNNNNNNNNNNNNNNNNNNNNNNNNNNNNNNNNNNNNNNNNNNNNNNNNNNNNNNNNNNNNNNNNNNNNNNNNNNNNNNNNNNNNNNNNNNNNNNNNNNNNNNNNNNNNNNNNNNNNNNNNNNNNNNNNNCGCGCAGCGCGGCCGCCGCCGCCAGCCCCGCCGAGGCATCCCGCACCGCCTGGGCCCGGCTGGGCTGGGGGCGCCGCCGCAGCAGCCGCGGGGTCGGGAGGCGGCCGGGAGGGAGGCAGGGCCCAGGACGCAAGGTGGCGACAAGTCGCGTTTGGCCCCAGGTAACGGGGGTCCGGCGGCGGCGCCCGCCCTGGGGTCACGGTAGCCGTGCGCAGGGGAGGTTGCCTGGGCTGGCAGGGTCGGGAGGCCTCAGAGGGGACAGGAATATCTGGAATGAGCCTTCTGCCCGAAGGCTAGAAGTAATTTACGATAGTAATAGTCATCGTAGTCCTAAAACCTCTGATACTCAGGTGCGCACTGATGTGGGTGGCGGTGTGCTGGGGAGCTTGGCAAGCATTATCTCCCTCAACAGTAATAACGAAGTTGGTTCCATCTTTAACCCCACTTTGtacctcaggaagcagaggcttgGAGGTCAAGGGAGTTGAgagccaggaagtggcagagctgggattcaaatttcGCTTGGTATGATTTCCAGTGCTGGACTCACAGCGACTCTGCAGCATCCCCTACTCGCTAACTCATCAGTGATCCCGGTGAAGGACCTATATCAGGGAAAAGAAATGCAGCATTTCATCTTTAAGTGTCTTGGAAGGTGAACCCTATGCCACCTTCCTCCCAGGATATCTATTTTCTGGGTAAGCCTGAAAGGGCAGCCCCTGTTGTGATTCTCAGACACACTGCATTTGTCTCGCAGGACCTTGCACGTGCTGGTGCCTCTGCCTGgaccaaccccacaacaggcttCCTCTCCTTAGGGCCTCCTTCTGACCACTCTGTCTTGTTCTGTATCCCTGCCCTCTAGTCATTTCCTTCTTAGCACTTATAATTTGTCATtatatactttcatttctttttaaaaatcatgctctTCTAACTAGTCTCTAAGTTCTTTGAAGGCAAGGGATCATGCCTCGTTTTTGGTACCACTGTGTCCCCAGTGCTTAGCATGGTAAAGCCAGAATTAGGCAACGCGTTGTTTCTCACCCAcactcatattttttttcttctgtgtggaAAATTATTTATTGCCTACTGATTACGTGCAAGGCAGGCACCTTAATGGGCATTTTCAGGATAGTGCAAGATCATAGAGGGCCTTAATGATCAGGCTGAGGAGTCAAAACTTTAGTCTGCAGGCAGTCAGGAGCCCTTGAAAGCTTTTGAGAAGGGAAGCAATATGACTGGGTGTGCTCCAGGAACATTATTCTGGCAGCAGTGTTTAGGAGGGATGAGAGAGCAGAGCCGGTAAACCTAGTACAGAGCCTCAAACT from Piliocolobus tephrosceles isolate RC106 chromosome 2, ASM277652v3, whole genome shotgun sequence encodes:
- the GPR27 gene encoding probable G-protein coupled receptor 27, which encodes MANVSEPGGGGGGEAAALGLKLATLSLLLCVSLAGNVLFALLIVRERSLHRAPYYLLLDLCLADGLRALACLPAVMLAARRAAAAAGAPPGALGCKLLAFLAALFCFHAAFLLLGVGVTRYLAIAHHRFYAERLAGWPCAAMLVCAAWALALAAAFPPVLDGGGGDDEDAPCALEQRPDGAPGALGFLLLLAVVVGATHLVYLRLLFFIHDRRKMRPARLVPAVSHDWTFHGPGATGQAAANWTAGFGRGPTPPALVGIRPAGPGRGARRLLVLEEFKTEKRLCKMFYAVTLLFLLLWGPYVVASYLRVLVRPGAVPQAYLTASVWLTFAQAGINPVVCFLFNRELRDCFRAQFPCCQSPRTTQATHPCDLKGIGL